One part of the Cryptosporangium phraense genome encodes these proteins:
- a CDS encoding CHAT domain-containing protein → MTSGGGNFDEASDLLDRAQETPDDTVVAAAVDAWSRLAASYPDDADTLRSYGLALDARYEFGGDPDDLDTSIEIFRTALGRAGDADDRHRLQVLIGMGFVSRAQLTGTPADWDRAVAELRTAASEALDGGLTAGMLGGALLMRTDRVGTDLASLNEAVDWFQRAVQAGSADGWLRVGLAEGLWRRYEFAGDPSDVDAAISAAREALGEDPSAVGGAWGVLGLALQSRFERTSDRADLEAAVEALRISLDGDPEDAGRLSDLGQARMARYVATGDPADLNAAVSLTSRALEVSETGPAEVTSRANRRSNLAAALILRHTVVGRPQDRENAIALLRRSIADRPPGHPANVTDLANLGSALLLAYQESGDPRRLEEALAVGASAMTVPSSPVEMGSLAANLSTMRQAAFVTTSSDDDLDDAVGRAREALAAVPDRHYQRARLWYALGLSLLTRYERRGSVADLDEAVQAGRSAVGATWPGHAMRPLALSALGSALLVRGTGLGIGADLDEAVVASRGAVTQSPATALDLGVYRGQLAATLLARNTAHDLDEAIDVLRTATASNRLLFNQPILLTRLSTALEGRARRTDSLADLDEAAAALDDALRLTPADHRYRALVHSVRSDVAARRYALTETRAELDRAIELARDAAGTARADDPYRARYLAELAVLLREREEPTDLDEARDAYLEAAAIPTATPALRVRGARHGGLMLAATDPARAAEFLEQAVRLLPEAVPRRLARSDQLTAIDRYPGLAGDAAALVLADPTRPGAERAARALTLLEAGRAVLLSQALDVRTDLDELRQAAPALATRFGELRERLDAVQHEPMSTGDGASASAADSRQELVERYADVMTRIRATPGFADFGLPPPVEKLLAEASEGPIVTFNVGGSRSDALIATPDGVRVVALPDLSQDEAINQVNRFRDALRLDDQSRLGEILEWLWDVAVGPVLEVIDAPRVWWATGGLLALLPVHAAGRADGSVSALDLVVSSYTPTIRALAHARRLAARRTGPAGRSLVVAMPTTPGLGSVGDLRYAAEEARRVASLLPAPTLLDDGRSATRDAVLDALRTCGIAHFACHGISDSSDPSQSRLLLGDHPLTVADLSAADSGEARLAFLSTCDSALAGRLFDEGIHLASALQLAGFPQVVATLWEVSDRVAARLAEHFYQELPGRGGAHALHTAVTALRRRYPATPSLWASYVHAGV, encoded by the coding sequence GTGACCTCGGGGGGCGGGAATTTCGACGAGGCGTCCGATCTTCTCGATCGCGCGCAGGAGACGCCGGACGACACGGTCGTCGCGGCCGCTGTGGACGCGTGGAGCCGGTTGGCCGCGTCCTACCCGGATGACGCCGACACACTGCGAAGCTACGGGCTCGCACTCGATGCCCGGTACGAGTTCGGCGGCGATCCGGACGATCTCGATACGTCGATCGAGATCTTCCGGACGGCGCTCGGCCGGGCCGGGGACGCGGACGATCGGCACCGGCTCCAAGTCCTGATCGGAATGGGTTTCGTCTCCCGAGCCCAGCTGACCGGAACACCGGCCGACTGGGACCGCGCCGTCGCCGAACTCCGGACGGCCGCGTCCGAGGCGCTGGACGGCGGGCTGACGGCGGGGATGCTGGGCGGGGCGCTCCTGATGCGCACCGATCGCGTAGGCACCGACCTGGCGTCCTTGAACGAGGCCGTCGACTGGTTCCAGCGTGCCGTCCAGGCCGGGAGCGCCGACGGATGGCTACGCGTCGGCCTCGCTGAAGGCCTGTGGCGCCGGTACGAATTCGCCGGAGATCCATCGGACGTCGACGCGGCGATTTCGGCGGCCCGCGAGGCCCTCGGGGAGGATCCCTCGGCGGTCGGCGGAGCGTGGGGAGTCCTCGGGCTGGCCCTCCAATCGCGGTTCGAGCGCACGAGCGACCGCGCCGACCTGGAGGCGGCCGTCGAGGCGCTCCGAATCAGTCTCGACGGCGATCCCGAGGACGCCGGTCGCCTGAGCGACCTCGGTCAGGCTCGAATGGCGCGGTACGTGGCCACCGGCGATCCCGCCGACCTGAATGCCGCCGTCAGCCTCACCTCCCGGGCCCTCGAAGTCTCCGAGACCGGCCCCGCGGAGGTGACGAGCCGAGCGAACCGGCGATCCAATCTCGCCGCCGCTCTGATCCTCCGGCACACGGTGGTCGGGAGGCCGCAGGACCGGGAGAACGCGATCGCGCTGCTGCGTCGATCGATCGCGGATCGGCCACCCGGCCATCCGGCCAACGTCACCGACCTGGCCAACCTCGGTAGCGCGCTCCTGCTGGCTTACCAGGAGAGCGGCGACCCGCGGCGACTCGAGGAAGCCCTCGCGGTTGGCGCGTCCGCGATGACGGTCCCCAGCAGTCCGGTGGAGATGGGCAGTCTGGCCGCCAACCTCTCGACCATGCGTCAGGCCGCGTTCGTCACCACGAGTTCCGACGACGACCTCGACGACGCGGTCGGCCGCGCGCGGGAGGCGCTGGCCGCCGTTCCCGACCGGCACTACCAGCGCGCCCGGCTCTGGTACGCGTTGGGCCTCTCGCTGTTGACCCGGTACGAGCGTCGCGGCTCGGTCGCGGACCTCGACGAAGCCGTCCAGGCCGGCCGGAGCGCGGTCGGCGCCACCTGGCCCGGCCATGCGATGCGGCCGCTCGCCCTCTCCGCGCTGGGCTCCGCACTGCTCGTGCGGGGCACCGGGCTGGGCATCGGGGCCGACCTCGACGAAGCCGTCGTCGCTTCGCGCGGAGCCGTGACTCAGTCACCCGCCACCGCGCTGGACCTCGGTGTCTACCGCGGGCAACTGGCCGCGACCCTGCTGGCCCGAAACACCGCGCACGATCTCGACGAGGCCATCGACGTGCTCCGCACCGCGACCGCCTCCAACCGCCTGCTGTTCAACCAGCCGATCCTCCTCACCCGACTGAGCACCGCGCTGGAGGGGCGGGCGCGTCGCACCGATTCGCTCGCCGATCTCGACGAAGCCGCGGCCGCGCTGGACGACGCTCTCCGCCTGACGCCGGCCGACCATCGCTACCGAGCACTCGTGCACTCCGTCCGCAGCGACGTCGCCGCACGGCGGTACGCGCTGACGGAGACCCGCGCCGAGCTGGACCGAGCGATCGAACTCGCCCGGGACGCGGCCGGCACCGCTCGAGCCGACGATCCGTACCGCGCCCGGTATCTGGCCGAACTCGCCGTGCTGCTGCGCGAGAGAGAGGAGCCGACCGACCTCGACGAGGCTCGCGACGCCTACCTCGAGGCGGCCGCCATCCCCACGGCGACGCCCGCCCTGCGCGTCCGCGGCGCCCGGCACGGGGGTTTGATGCTCGCCGCCACCGATCCGGCGCGGGCCGCCGAATTCCTCGAACAAGCGGTGCGGTTACTCCCCGAGGCGGTCCCCCGCCGGCTGGCCCGCAGCGATCAGCTGACCGCGATCGACCGGTATCCCGGCCTGGCCGGAGACGCGGCGGCGCTGGTCCTCGCCGATCCGACCCGTCCCGGGGCCGAGCGCGCGGCGCGGGCCCTCACGCTGCTGGAAGCCGGCCGAGCCGTCCTGCTGAGTCAGGCGCTGGACGTGCGAACCGACCTCGACGAATTGCGCCAGGCCGCGCCCGCACTCGCGACGCGATTCGGCGAGCTCCGCGAGCGGCTGGACGCGGTCCAGCACGAGCCGATGTCGACCGGCGACGGCGCGTCGGCGTCCGCGGCCGATTCCCGCCAGGAACTCGTCGAGCGCTACGCGGACGTCATGACTCGGATTCGCGCGACGCCGGGATTCGCCGACTTCGGCTTACCGCCTCCGGTCGAGAAACTGCTGGCGGAGGCGTCGGAAGGACCCATCGTCACGTTCAACGTCGGCGGATCGCGCAGCGACGCTCTGATCGCGACTCCCGATGGGGTCCGTGTGGTGGCGCTGCCGGATCTGAGCCAGGACGAGGCCATCAACCAGGTCAACCGATTCCGTGACGCGCTCCGGCTCGACGACCAGTCCCGGCTGGGGGAAATCCTCGAGTGGCTCTGGGATGTCGCGGTCGGGCCGGTGCTGGAGGTGATCGACGCCCCGCGCGTCTGGTGGGCCACCGGAGGACTGCTCGCGCTGCTTCCCGTCCACGCGGCCGGGCGGGCCGACGGGTCCGTCTCCGCGCTGGACCTGGTCGTCTCTTCCTACACGCCGACCATCCGGGCCCTGGCGCATGCGCGCCGGCTGGCCGCCCGGCGCACCGGGCCGGCCGGGCGTTCGCTCGTCGTCGCGATGCCGACGACGCCCGGGCTCGGCTCCGTCGGTGATCTGCGCTACGCCGCCGAGGAGGCGCGACGGGTTGCGTCGCTGCTGCCCGCGCCGACGTTGCTCGACGACGGACGCTCGGCCACCCGTGACGCGGTGCTCGACGCGTTGCGGACGTGTGGCATCGCGCACTTCGCCTGCCACGGCATCAGCGACTCGTCCGATCCGTCCCAGAGCCGGCTGCTCCTCGGCGACCACCCACTGACGGTCGCGGACCTGTCGGCCGCGGATTCCGGCGAAGCCCGGCTGGCTTTCCTCTCGACGTGCGACAGCGCGCTGGCCGGGCGTCTCTTCGACGAGGGCATCCACCTCGCGTCCGCACTCCAACTGGCCGGCTTCCCGCAGGTCGTGGCCACGCTCTGGGAGGTCTCCGACCGGGTCGCGGCCAGGTTGGCCGAGCACTTCTACCAGGAGCTGCCCGGACGCGGCGGCGCGCACGCCCTGCACACCGCGGTCACGGCGCTGCGCCGACGCTACCCGGCGACGCCGTCGCTCTGGGCCTCCTACGTCCACGCCGGTGTCTGA
- a CDS encoding PrsW family intramembrane metalloprotease: MEHARRWSWVGVLVVGLALFWLVRRATLHTDNPNLIPSLILLGAAVIPVTFVAFIAGRRIAYGVSGGTLALTALIGGVIGVVTAGVLEFDTLHDLGMLPMVAVGLIEESAKLIAPLALVFFLKPRRPADGLLIGVASGAGFATLETMGYGFVELIRSNGSISALDDVLFLRGVLSPAAHMAWTGLTAAALWYAAERGWQTSAVLRFVGVFAVAVALHATWDSLANTVAYLILAIISLGLLGVTTHRASVESRSTLLSPIAREKHA; this comes from the coding sequence ATGGAGCACGCGCGTCGCTGGTCTTGGGTGGGCGTTCTGGTCGTCGGGCTGGCGTTGTTCTGGCTCGTCCGCCGAGCCACGCTGCACACCGACAACCCGAACCTGATCCCCTCCCTCATCCTGCTCGGCGCAGCCGTCATCCCGGTCACGTTCGTCGCGTTCATCGCCGGACGTCGGATCGCCTACGGGGTGTCCGGCGGGACGCTGGCCCTGACCGCGCTGATCGGCGGGGTCATCGGCGTCGTCACGGCCGGCGTGCTGGAGTTCGACACGCTGCACGACCTGGGCATGCTGCCGATGGTCGCGGTCGGGCTGATCGAGGAGTCGGCGAAGCTGATCGCGCCGCTCGCGCTGGTGTTCTTCCTGAAGCCCCGGCGCCCGGCCGACGGGTTGCTGATCGGCGTCGCGTCCGGGGCCGGGTTCGCGACGCTGGAGACGATGGGCTACGGGTTCGTCGAGCTGATCCGGTCGAACGGCAGCATCTCCGCCCTCGACGACGTGCTGTTCCTGCGCGGGGTGCTCAGCCCGGCGGCGCACATGGCGTGGACGGGCCTGACCGCGGCCGCACTCTGGTACGCCGCCGAGCGCGGCTGGCAGACGTCGGCCGTCCTGCGTTTCGTCGGAGTGTTCGCAGTGGCGGTCGCGTTGCACGCGACCTGGGATTCGTTGGCGAACACCGTCGCCTACCTGATCCTGGCGATCATCAGCCTCGGCCTCCTCGGGGTCACCACCCACCGGGCGTCGGTCGAGTCCCGGTCGACTCTGCTGTCGCCGATCGCTCGCGAGAAGCACGCATAG
- a CDS encoding SDR family NAD(P)-dependent oxidoreductase — protein sequence MAEQNPFAVVTGASSGIGYELARLFAAHDFDLLLAAEDEDIVAAAIDLRRDDAHTVEAVRVDLATETGVEQLYRAIESSGRAVDAIALNAGRGAGGDFTRETDLRDELEIIDVNVRSTVHLAKRVLPGMVRRGAGRVLFTSSIASTMPGTYQAVYNASKSFVQSFAEAIQAELKDTGVTVTSLMPGPTDTNFFERADMMDTKVGASDSKDDPADVAKQGFEALMAGKPRVVAASFSTKAQEAAAKVMPDRLKAELHRKMAEPGSAE from the coding sequence ATGGCGGAACAAAACCCCTTTGCGGTCGTGACCGGGGCATCGAGCGGAATCGGCTACGAACTGGCCCGGCTGTTCGCGGCCCACGACTTCGACCTGTTGCTCGCGGCCGAGGACGAGGACATCGTCGCGGCAGCGATCGACCTGCGCCGGGACGACGCCCACACGGTCGAGGCCGTCCGGGTCGATCTGGCGACCGAGACCGGCGTCGAGCAGCTGTACCGGGCGATCGAGTCGTCCGGGCGAGCGGTGGACGCGATCGCGCTCAACGCGGGGCGGGGAGCCGGCGGGGACTTCACGCGGGAGACCGACCTGCGTGACGAGTTGGAGATCATCGACGTCAACGTCCGGTCGACCGTGCACCTGGCCAAGCGGGTGCTGCCGGGCATGGTGCGGCGGGGCGCGGGCCGGGTGTTGTTCACGTCGTCGATCGCCTCGACGATGCCGGGCACCTATCAGGCGGTCTACAACGCCTCGAAGTCGTTCGTGCAGTCGTTCGCCGAGGCGATCCAGGCCGAGCTGAAGGACACCGGGGTGACGGTCACGTCGCTCATGCCGGGGCCGACCGACACGAACTTCTTCGAGCGCGCCGACATGATGGACACGAAGGTCGGGGCCAGCGACAGCAAGGACGACCCGGCCGACGTGGCCAAGCAGGGCTTCGAGGCGCTGATGGCCGGCAAGCCCCGGGTGGTGGCGGCGAGCTTCTCCACCAAGGCCCAGGAAGCCGCGGCGAAGGTGATGCCCGACCGGCTCAAGGCCGAACTGCACCGCAAGATGGCCGAGCCCGGCTCGGCCGAGTGA
- a CDS encoding zinc-dependent alcohol dehydrogenase, with product MRALTWQGTEKVSVETVPDPTIQEPTDAIVRMTSTAICGSDLHLYDVLGMYLDPGDILGHEPMGIVEEVGSGVTHIKPGDRVVVPFNISCGSCWMCSRGFYAQCETTQNVDQGKGASLFGYTKLYGQVPGGQAEYLRVPQAHFGPIKVPDEHPDERFLYLSDVLTTSWQAVRYADLQPGQTIAVIGLGPIGQMSARIARYLNADQVIAVDNVPERLEMARRHGITVIDERECDDVPAAIADLTDGRGADGVIEAVGMEAHGTPFQEFAQRSAGLLPDALAKKAIDKVGVDRMAALRTAFASVRRAGTVSIIGVYGGQADPFPMMDLFDKGVTLRMGQAHVKRWVDEIMPALTGDGDPLGTEDLRTHAVPLEQAPQAYEMFKEKKDGCIKVVLKP from the coding sequence ATGCGCGCTTTGACCTGGCAGGGCACGGAGAAGGTCTCGGTCGAAACGGTTCCGGACCCCACGATCCAGGAACCCACGGACGCGATCGTCCGGATGACCTCCACCGCCATTTGCGGCTCCGACCTGCACCTTTACGACGTCCTCGGGATGTACCTGGACCCGGGGGACATCCTCGGGCACGAGCCGATGGGGATCGTCGAAGAGGTCGGGTCCGGGGTCACCCACATCAAGCCCGGCGACCGGGTCGTGGTCCCGTTCAACATCTCGTGCGGGTCCTGCTGGATGTGCAGCCGCGGGTTCTACGCCCAGTGCGAGACGACGCAGAACGTCGACCAGGGCAAGGGCGCCTCGCTGTTCGGCTACACGAAGCTGTACGGGCAGGTCCCGGGCGGCCAGGCCGAGTACCTGCGGGTCCCGCAGGCGCACTTCGGCCCGATCAAGGTGCCCGACGAGCACCCGGACGAGCGGTTCCTCTACCTGTCCGACGTGCTGACGACGTCCTGGCAGGCCGTCCGCTACGCCGACCTCCAGCCCGGGCAGACGATCGCGGTGATCGGGCTCGGTCCGATCGGCCAGATGTCGGCCCGGATCGCCCGCTACCTCAACGCCGACCAGGTCATCGCCGTGGACAACGTCCCGGAGCGGCTGGAGATGGCCCGTCGGCACGGCATCACGGTCATCGACGAGCGGGAGTGCGACGACGTCCCGGCCGCGATCGCCGACCTCACCGACGGACGCGGCGCGGACGGCGTCATCGAAGCGGTCGGGATGGAGGCACACGGGACGCCGTTCCAGGAGTTCGCCCAGCGGTCGGCCGGCCTGCTGCCGGACGCGCTCGCGAAGAAGGCCATCGACAAGGTCGGGGTCGACCGGATGGCCGCGCTGCGGACCGCGTTCGCCTCGGTGCGGCGGGCCGGAACCGTCTCGATCATCGGCGTCTACGGTGGTCAGGCCGACCCGTTCCCGATGATGGACCTGTTCGACAAGGGCGTGACGCTCCGGATGGGACAGGCCCACGTGAAGCGCTGGGTCGACGAGATCATGCCCGCGCTCACCGGCGACGGCGACCCGCTCGGCACCGAGGACCTGCGGACCCACGCGGTGCCGCTGGAGCAGGCGCCGCAGGCCTACGAGATGTTCAAGGAGAAGAAGGACGGCTGCATCAAGGTCGTCCTCAAGCCCTGA
- a CDS encoding EAL domain-containing protein, whose protein sequence is MSGDWEQVERLLSLARRHLGMDLAWMSEFSAGDQIVRAASGDAAAMKVTLDERLSLDGSYCMRVVSGQLPPVIPDTRRHPVTRDLTATAQHGIGAYVGVPWRQRDGQVGGMLCVLNRSPNPDLDKQSERFLALIADLISEHVGSPLEPAQKAPCDDAERIRSILDAGAVRMVFQPIVELSTGKVVAFEALARFDDPALPTPAHAFAAADRAGLGVELELLAVQRALERLDDLPDDIGMGVNLSAEALLTPAVQDVLIERASKRLAVELTEHTQVSDYAALTAVTERLQRSGVHIAVDDAGAGFASLRHILKLRPDAIKLDIELIRGIDTDPVRQALTRSLVAFTRDIGAALIAEGIEVPAEREMLLALGVELGQGYLMAKPGPLPMTVRALTE, encoded by the coding sequence ATGTCCGGGGACTGGGAGCAGGTCGAGCGGCTGCTGAGCCTGGCGCGCCGCCACCTCGGCATGGACCTCGCCTGGATGTCCGAGTTCAGCGCGGGTGACCAGATCGTCCGGGCGGCCAGCGGCGACGCGGCCGCGATGAAGGTGACGCTCGACGAGCGGTTGTCGCTGGACGGCTCGTACTGCATGCGGGTGGTGTCCGGGCAGCTCCCTCCGGTGATTCCCGACACCCGTCGGCACCCGGTGACCCGCGACCTCACCGCCACCGCGCAGCACGGCATCGGCGCCTACGTCGGCGTGCCCTGGCGGCAGCGGGACGGGCAGGTCGGCGGCATGCTCTGCGTGCTCAACCGGTCTCCCAACCCGGATCTCGACAAGCAGTCCGAGCGCTTCCTGGCCCTGATCGCCGACCTGATCAGCGAGCACGTCGGCAGCCCGCTGGAGCCGGCGCAGAAGGCGCCGTGCGACGACGCCGAGCGGATCCGGTCGATCCTCGACGCCGGGGCCGTGCGGATGGTGTTCCAGCCGATCGTCGAGCTGAGCACCGGCAAGGTGGTCGCGTTCGAGGCGCTGGCCCGATTCGACGACCCGGCGCTGCCGACCCCGGCGCACGCGTTCGCGGCGGCCGACCGGGCCGGTCTCGGCGTCGAACTGGAGCTGCTGGCGGTCCAGCGGGCGCTGGAGCGCCTGGACGACCTGCCGGACGACATCGGGATGGGCGTCAACCTGTCGGCCGAGGCGCTGCTGACGCCGGCCGTGCAGGACGTGCTGATCGAGCGGGCGAGCAAGCGGCTGGCGGTCGAGCTGACCGAGCACACCCAGGTCAGCGACTACGCGGCGCTGACCGCGGTGACCGAGCGCCTGCAGCGCTCCGGCGTCCACATCGCGGTCGACGACGCCGGGGCCGGGTTCGCCAGCCTGCGTCACATCCTCAAGCTGCGGCCGGACGCCATCAAGCTCGACATCGAGCTGATCCGGGGCATCGACACCGACCCGGTGCGGCAGGCGCTCACCCGCTCGCTGGTCGCCTTCACCCGGGACATCGGCGCCGCGCTGATCGCCGAGGGCATCGAGGTGCCGGCCGAGCGGGAGATGCTGCTGGCACTCGGCGTCGAACTCGGGCAGGGCTACCTGATGGCCAAGCCGGGTCCGCTGCCGATGACCGTGCGCGCCCTCACCGAATAG
- a CDS encoding sensor domain-containing diguanylate cyclase, whose product MRRSGLLGAASTDVVLLALVLGWVLVSAWLIFAGADEPGRTTVFWAVQFPGDSVFFLSARRLTRHYRGDRKAHRFWRLMAVAAAAFMVADLLRAIEGVVGLESTAPGPVQLTCFSVGQAVFVAALIAYPMVNGDRRRFLLDAVIVFFGVGAIIWFLLTDPRAASANSLDVFSALLIGAEVTLVGFLAVKLVLSGHSPVSLPAATLMISSAIVQMLQTSVLPIYAAPLSDGASLAIQLLPTVLIAAGPRLEVLRVGIEPAPRPPEPGRPYSLLPYAVVAVVQLLLIGTLLVDPVVNLRLWGMVVATALVSTLVVVRQLLSMSDNERLIGQLGRQKEWFGSLVAHSSDMTLVVDDRDVVTYVSPAAERVLGIRPERLVGVKLSQSLHVEDFDRLQVGWAALRAAPGAAWTVQVRLRTAGRGWRWLETINTNLLEVPAIRGIVCNCRDVTDARELQEQLRFQAEHDVLTQLANRRLFTERLAGAGSPVGLLAIDLDGFKPINDTHGHHVGDAVLVAVAERIRRCVRPTDTPARLGGDEFAVLMPGAAAANAERIATRVRAVLAEPIVIGALRLSVGASIGVAVGTGDDPDSLMRQADAAMYRMKRRARFSDATWPAEPATDGV is encoded by the coding sequence ATGCGGCGTTCTGGCTTACTCGGAGCCGCATCCACCGACGTCGTTTTGCTAGCACTCGTACTGGGTTGGGTGCTGGTCTCGGCCTGGCTGATCTTCGCCGGCGCGGACGAGCCCGGCCGGACGACGGTGTTCTGGGCGGTCCAGTTCCCCGGCGACTCAGTGTTCTTCCTCAGCGCCCGGCGCCTCACCCGGCACTACCGCGGAGACCGGAAGGCGCACCGGTTCTGGCGGCTGATGGCCGTCGCGGCGGCCGCGTTCATGGTCGCCGACCTGCTCCGGGCGATCGAGGGCGTCGTCGGGCTGGAGTCCACCGCGCCCGGCCCGGTGCAGCTGACCTGCTTCTCGGTGGGCCAGGCGGTGTTCGTCGCCGCGCTGATCGCCTACCCGATGGTGAACGGCGACCGGAGACGGTTCCTGCTCGACGCGGTGATCGTGTTCTTCGGTGTCGGGGCGATCATCTGGTTCCTGCTCACCGACCCGCGGGCCGCGTCCGCGAACAGCCTCGACGTGTTCAGCGCGCTGCTGATCGGGGCCGAGGTCACGCTGGTCGGCTTCCTCGCGGTGAAGCTCGTGCTCAGCGGGCACAGCCCGGTGTCGCTGCCGGCCGCGACGCTGATGATCTCGTCGGCGATCGTGCAGATGCTCCAGACCTCGGTGCTCCCGATCTATGCTGCCCCGCTGAGCGACGGGGCGTCGCTGGCCATCCAGTTGCTGCCGACCGTGCTGATCGCGGCCGGGCCGCGCCTGGAGGTGCTGCGGGTCGGGATCGAACCGGCTCCGCGGCCACCCGAGCCCGGCCGCCCGTACAGCCTGCTGCCGTACGCGGTGGTGGCGGTCGTCCAGTTGCTGCTGATCGGGACGCTGCTCGTCGACCCGGTCGTCAACCTGCGGCTGTGGGGCATGGTCGTGGCGACGGCGCTGGTCAGCACGCTGGTCGTCGTCCGGCAGCTGCTGTCGATGAGCGACAACGAGCGGCTGATCGGCCAGCTCGGGCGGCAGAAGGAATGGTTCGGCTCGCTGGTCGCCCACTCGTCCGACATGACGCTGGTCGTCGACGACCGGGACGTCGTCACGTACGTGTCGCCGGCCGCCGAGCGGGTGCTCGGGATCCGTCCGGAGCGGCTGGTCGGCGTGAAGCTCAGCCAGTCGCTGCACGTCGAGGACTTCGACCGGCTGCAGGTGGGGTGGGCCGCGCTGCGAGCGGCGCCGGGCGCCGCCTGGACCGTGCAGGTCCGCCTACGTACGGCCGGCCGCGGCTGGCGCTGGCTGGAGACCATCAACACGAACCTGCTCGAGGTCCCGGCGATCCGCGGGATCGTCTGCAACTGCCGTGACGTCACCGACGCCCGTGAACTGCAGGAACAGCTCCGCTTCCAGGCCGAGCACGACGTTCTGACCCAGCTGGCGAACCGGCGGCTGTTCACCGAGCGGCTGGCCGGGGCGGGCTCGCCGGTCGGCCTGCTGGCGATCGATCTCGACGGGTTCAAGCCGATCAACGACACCCACGGCCACCACGTCGGGGACGCCGTGCTGGTGGCCGTCGCCGAGCGGATCCGGCGCTGCGTCCGGCCGACCGACACCCCGGCGCGGCTCGGCGGCGACGAGTTCGCGGTACTCATGCCGGGCGCGGCGGCGGCGAACGCGGAGCGGATCGCGACCCGGGTCCGGGCCGTGCTGGCCGAGCCGATCGTGATCGGTGCGCTGCGGCTCTCGGTCGGAGCGAGCATCGGCGTGGCCGTCGGCACCGGCGACGACCCCGACAGCCTGATGCGTCAGGCCGACGCGGCGATGTACCGGATGAAACGCCGGGCCCGGTTCTCGGATGCAACGTGGCCGGCCGAGCCGGCGACGGACGGGGTGTGA
- a CDS encoding SDR family NAD(P)-dependent oxidoreductase, producing MDLDGAVVLVTGASAGIGAATARLAAKAGARVVLAARRVDRIEALADELPDAIAIPTDLADSGQIPTAVQVALDTYGRIDVLVNNAGQGLHVPLEEVEADDFRAVLELNVVAPLIAMQAVLPAMRRQGAGAIVNVSSGTSRRVFPGLGAYAATKSALNMLSAVARAEWAADGVVVSTVYPVITATEFHDVLRAGSLTARPGMPPAQSPEQVAEVILELIRSGEEEAVLSY from the coding sequence ATGGATCTCGACGGGGCGGTAGTGCTGGTCACGGGGGCGTCGGCCGGTATCGGGGCGGCGACGGCCCGGCTGGCGGCGAAGGCGGGTGCCCGGGTGGTGCTCGCCGCTCGTCGCGTCGATCGGATCGAGGCGCTGGCCGACGAGCTGCCGGACGCGATCGCGATCCCGACCGACCTGGCCGACTCCGGCCAGATCCCGACCGCGGTGCAGGTCGCGCTCGACACCTACGGCCGGATCGACGTGCTGGTCAACAACGCCGGGCAGGGCCTGCACGTGCCGCTGGAGGAGGTCGAGGCGGACGACTTCCGGGCCGTGCTGGAGCTGAACGTCGTGGCCCCGCTGATCGCGATGCAGGCGGTGCTCCCGGCCATGCGCCGCCAGGGCGCCGGCGCGATCGTCAACGTCAGTTCGGGGACGTCACGCCGGGTCTTTCCCGGGCTCGGCGCGTACGCGGCGACGAAGTCCGCGTTGAACATGCTTTCGGCGGTGGCGCGGGCCGAGTGGGCCGCCGACGGCGTCGTCGTCTCGACGGTCTACCCGGTGATCACCGCCACCGAGTTCCACGACGTGCTGCGGGCCGGGTCGCTGACCGCGCGGCCGGGCATGCCCCCGGCGCAGTCGCCCGAGCAGGTCGCCGAGGTGATCCTCGAGCTGATCCGGTCGGGCGAGGAGGAGGCTGTTCTCTCGTACTGA